One window of the Streptomyces asoensis genome contains the following:
- a CDS encoding phosphopantetheine-binding protein has translation MPLTLERIRADVADVLGEDPADIPVDDNLLDLGLDSVRIMALLERWRREHAVTADFADLAERPAVEAWAALLGATA, from the coding sequence ATGCCCCTGACCCTGGAGCGGATCCGCGCCGACGTCGCCGACGTGCTCGGCGAGGACCCCGCGGACATCCCCGTCGACGACAACCTCCTCGACCTCGGCCTGGACTCCGTCCGGATCATGGCCCTCCTGGAACGCTGGCGCCGCGAGCACGCCGTCACCGCGGACTTCGCGGACCTGGCCGAGCGGCCCGCCGTCGAGGCGTGGGCCGCGCTGCTGGGGGCCACCGCATGA
- a CDS encoding (2,3-dihydroxybenzoyl)adenylate synthase, with amino-acid sequence MTLTPGVDAPTWPDGFAARYRAAGHWRGETFGGVLRARAAAHPDRVALVDPAPWRRTWTYRELDERADRLAAGFAARGIGRGDRVVVQLPNVGEFVEVVFALFRIGALPVYALPAHRYAEVSWFCSFTEAVAYVVPDTHAGFDHRELASRVRKAAPGLRHVFVAGEPGEHTPLSEVPCAPDGRPVGPRPHELAFLQLSGGTTGVPKLIPRTHDDYLYSLRGSNEICGVDADTRFLVVLPAAHNFPMSSPGWLGVLYAGGTTVLCPKPDPATAFPLVERERITMTGLVPPLALVWTEAAAAGRHDLSSLELALVGGAKYSAEAARRLEPALGCRLMQVFGMAEGLVNYTRLDDDPETVVTTQGRPISPDDEVRIVDDAGHDVPEGEFGQLLTRGPYTIRGYWKAPEHNAKAFTEDGFYRTGDIVRRTPSGHLLVEGRAKDQINRGGEKIAPEEIENIVLAHPSVHDVSVVSVPDPYLGERSLAYVILRSGAEPLKPAAVKRFVRERGVAAYKVPDLVEFVDAFPHTGVGKVNKKQLRSSAEQH; translated from the coding sequence GTGACGCTCACCCCGGGCGTGGACGCCCCCACCTGGCCCGACGGGTTCGCGGCACGCTACCGGGCCGCGGGCCACTGGCGAGGCGAGACCTTCGGCGGCGTGCTGCGCGCCCGGGCCGCCGCGCACCCCGACCGCGTCGCCCTCGTCGACCCCGCCCCGTGGCGCCGTACCTGGACGTACCGGGAGCTCGACGAGCGCGCCGACCGGCTGGCCGCCGGGTTCGCGGCGCGCGGGATCGGCCGCGGCGACCGGGTCGTCGTCCAGCTGCCGAACGTCGGCGAGTTCGTCGAGGTGGTGTTCGCGCTGTTCCGGATCGGCGCGCTGCCGGTCTACGCGCTGCCCGCGCACCGGTACGCGGAGGTCTCCTGGTTCTGCTCCTTCACCGAGGCCGTGGCGTACGTCGTCCCCGACACCCACGCCGGCTTCGACCACCGGGAGCTCGCCTCCCGGGTACGGAAGGCAGCCCCGGGACTGCGGCACGTGTTCGTGGCCGGGGAGCCGGGTGAGCACACCCCGCTGTCCGAGGTGCCGTGCGCGCCGGACGGGCGACCGGTCGGACCCCGGCCGCACGAGCTGGCGTTCCTTCAGCTCTCCGGCGGTACGACGGGCGTGCCGAAGCTCATCCCCCGCACCCATGACGACTACCTGTACTCGCTCCGGGGGTCGAACGAGATCTGCGGCGTGGACGCGGACACCCGCTTCCTCGTCGTCCTTCCGGCGGCGCACAACTTCCCGATGAGCTCGCCCGGTTGGCTGGGCGTGCTGTACGCCGGGGGTACGACGGTGCTGTGCCCGAAGCCCGATCCGGCGACCGCGTTCCCGCTGGTCGAACGGGAGCGGATCACCATGACGGGGCTGGTGCCACCGCTGGCGCTGGTGTGGACGGAGGCCGCCGCCGCGGGCCGGCACGACCTCTCCAGCCTGGAGCTGGCGCTGGTGGGCGGCGCGAAGTACAGCGCCGAGGCGGCCCGTCGCCTCGAACCCGCCCTGGGGTGCCGGCTGATGCAGGTCTTCGGGATGGCCGAGGGGCTCGTCAACTACACACGGCTGGACGACGATCCGGAGACCGTCGTCACCACACAGGGGCGGCCGATCTCTCCGGACGACGAGGTCCGGATCGTCGACGACGCCGGACACGACGTCCCCGAGGGCGAGTTCGGACAGCTGCTGACCCGGGGCCCGTACACGATCCGCGGCTACTGGAAGGCGCCCGAGCACAACGCGAAGGCGTTCACCGAGGACGGGTTCTACCGCACGGGAGACATCGTGCGGCGCACGCCGAGCGGTCATCTCCTCGTGGAGGGACGGGCGAAGGACCAGATCAACCGGGGCGGCGAGAAGATCGCGCCGGAGGAGATCGAGAACATCGTGCTCGCCCATCCGTCGGTGCACGACGTGTCGGTGGTCTCCGTCCCCGACCCGTACCTGGGTGAGCGTTCCCTCGCCTACGTGATCCTGCGCTCGGGCGCCGAACCGCTGAAACCGGCCGCCGTGAAGCGGTTCGTGCGTGAGCGCGGTGTCGCCGCCTACAAGGTCCCCGATCTCGTCGAGTTCGTCGACGCCTTCCCCCACACGGGCGTCGGCAAGGTCAACAAGAAGCAGCTGCGTTCGTCCGCCGAGCAGCACTGA